A region of Pseudomonas sp. Marseille-Q3773 DNA encodes the following proteins:
- a CDS encoding MFS transporter, producing MSITVTARPAGLRGVLLKWLSPVAVIAIAQLFGTSLWFSANGAASSLMAAWHASAADIGWLTNAVQLGFIIGTLSLSLSGAADRFHASSLFFCCAVTGALFNLAFAWLAEGLAVGAALRFCVGVTLAGIYPMGMKLIVGWAPERTGLALAQLVAMLTLGTALPHALRLIGADWPWQLIITASSVLALAGAMLIALLGDGPHARSDRPDSPANVKRAGAILGAFKINRFRAATLGYLGHMWELYAFWTVVPLIISRTGLAQAYPSLGVAGLSFCVMAVGALGSLLGGVLSQRLGSDRVALTALAASGSCGLLFVLLHEQLQPWLLLVLLALWGASVVADSPQFSALAAKACPRDAVGSALAIQNSIGFAITVVSIACTTWLFERAGIDSLWILVPGPVLGLLGYTWSIRQTDI from the coding sequence ATGAGCATTACCGTCACCGCACGTCCCGCTGGGCTTCGCGGCGTGTTGCTGAAATGGTTGAGCCCAGTTGCGGTTATCGCTATTGCCCAGTTGTTTGGCACCTCGTTGTGGTTCAGTGCCAATGGGGCCGCGTCGTCGTTGATGGCGGCGTGGCATGCTTCTGCAGCTGATATTGGCTGGTTGACCAACGCCGTGCAGCTCGGCTTCATCATCGGTACCTTGAGCCTTTCGCTCAGCGGTGCAGCCGACCGCTTTCATGCCAGTTCGTTGTTCTTCTGCTGCGCCGTCACGGGGGCGCTTTTCAACCTGGCATTTGCCTGGTTAGCAGAGGGCCTGGCCGTGGGCGCAGCGTTGCGCTTCTGTGTCGGTGTCACACTGGCCGGTATCTACCCGATGGGCATGAAGTTGATCGTGGGTTGGGCGCCCGAGCGCACTGGGCTCGCCTTGGCGCAGTTGGTGGCCATGTTGACACTCGGCACCGCCTTGCCTCATGCCTTGCGACTGATTGGGGCCGATTGGCCGTGGCAGCTCATTATCACCGCTTCGTCTGTGCTTGCGTTGGCCGGCGCGATGTTGATCGCCTTGCTCGGAGATGGACCACATGCGCGAAGTGACCGGCCTGACAGCCCTGCTAACGTGAAGCGCGCGGGTGCCATCCTCGGTGCTTTCAAAATCAATCGATTTCGTGCGGCCACCTTGGGTTACCTCGGGCACATGTGGGAGCTGTATGCCTTTTGGACCGTCGTGCCTTTGATCATCAGCCGCACAGGGTTGGCACAAGCCTACCCCTCGCTGGGTGTGGCAGGCCTGTCGTTTTGCGTCATGGCGGTCGGCGCGCTGGGCTCATTGCTGGGAGGCGTTCTCTCCCAGCGTCTTGGCAGTGATCGAGTGGCGCTCACAGCACTGGCTGCATCAGGGAGTTGTGGCCTGCTATTCGTGCTCCTTCATGAGCAGTTGCAACCGTGGCTTCTACTGGTGTTGCTAGCTCTTTGGGGCGCCAGTGTGGTGGCCGATTCCCCACAGTTCTCGGCCTTGGCCGCTAAAGCATGCCCACGTGATGCCGTGGGTAGCGCGTTGGCCATCCAGAATAGTATCGGCTTCGCCATCACGGTCGTGTCGATCGCTTGCACGACGTGGCTATTCGAACGTGCAGGCATTGATTCTCTGTGGATCCTGGTCCCAGGCCCTGTGCTTGGCCTGCTGGGTTACACCTGGTCTATCAGGCAGACGGACATTTGA
- a CDS encoding amino acid ABC transporter permease translates to MSQSSIAWFRDTLLQPSEPPRGQTGVSHWLRVRLFNGWLSSVLTIIALLVIGAAVNAVLPWLANSVWQADSLGECRRLMNGDPGACWGVIRERWPQLLFGFYPPEAYWRPLASFVLLFAALGPILFKWVPRRVLWFTAVYPGLAFWLIWGGSLWQPVSAYVGLAMAWLLFRVMRRLGGGVAVACALLAAAAWWLQGMQYLVLSASNLSPLALTAVSSRDLGGFLLSFVVGVSGIAMSLPLGVLLALGRRSSMPLIRVMSVTFIEFVRGVPLITLLFTASLLLNYFLPPGTSFDLILRVVIMVTIFSTAYMAEVIRGGLAALPQGQTEAAQALGLDYWKAQRLVIMPQALKISIPMIVSTFIGLFKDTTLVVFIGLLDPIALSTAIRASTQWQGVYWELFLFIGGVFFVFCFGMSRYSIHLERRLKTDHR, encoded by the coding sequence ATGAGCCAATCTTCCATTGCCTGGTTCCGTGACACCTTGCTGCAGCCGTCCGAGCCGCCGCGCGGGCAGACCGGCGTCAGCCACTGGCTGCGTGTCAGGCTGTTCAACGGTTGGCTCAGCAGCGTGCTGACGATCATTGCTTTGCTGGTCATCGGCGCCGCGGTGAATGCGGTTCTGCCTTGGCTGGCCAATTCGGTGTGGCAGGCTGACTCTCTGGGCGAGTGCCGACGCCTGATGAATGGCGACCCCGGGGCCTGCTGGGGCGTTATTCGCGAGCGTTGGCCACAGCTGCTGTTCGGTTTCTACCCACCGGAGGCTTATTGGCGGCCTCTCGCTTCGTTCGTGCTGCTGTTTGCAGCCCTGGGACCGATCCTTTTCAAGTGGGTGCCGCGTCGGGTGCTGTGGTTCACTGCGGTTTATCCGGGCCTCGCGTTCTGGCTGATCTGGGGCGGATCGCTCTGGCAGCCGGTTTCAGCCTATGTCGGTCTGGCCATGGCCTGGTTGTTGTTCAGGGTGATGCGACGTCTGGGCGGCGGTGTCGCCGTGGCTTGCGCATTGCTAGCAGCGGCAGCCTGGTGGCTGCAAGGCATGCAGTACCTGGTCCTTTCGGCCAGCAACCTTTCGCCGTTGGCCCTGACAGCGGTCAGCTCACGTGACCTGGGTGGCTTCCTGCTGTCGTTCGTGGTGGGTGTCAGCGGTATAGCCATGTCGCTGCCACTGGGCGTCCTGCTGGCACTGGGGCGGCGCTCTTCGATGCCATTGATCCGTGTAATGAGCGTCACCTTCATCGAATTCGTGCGCGGCGTACCGCTGATCACGCTGCTGTTTACAGCTTCGCTGTTGCTCAATTACTTCCTGCCACCCGGTACCTCGTTCGACCTGATCCTGCGGGTGGTCATCATGGTGACCATCTTCTCGACCGCCTACATGGCTGAAGTGATCAGGGGGGGCCTGGCTGCGCTGCCACAGGGACAGACCGAGGCCGCGCAGGCGCTGGGCCTGGACTATTGGAAGGCGCAGCGGCTGGTGATCATGCCGCAGGCCTTGAAGATCTCCATTCCGATGATCGTCAGTACCTTCATCGGTCTGTTCAAGGACACCACGCTGGTCGTGTTCATCGGCCTGCTCGATCCCATTGCATTGTCTACAGCCATTCGTGCCAGTACCCAGTGGCAGGGCGTGTACTGGGAGCTGTTCCTGTTCATCGGCGGCGTGTTCTTCGTCTTCTGCTTCGGCATGTCGCGTTATTCGATTCACCTTGAGCGTCGGCTCAAGACCGATCACCGTTGA
- a CDS encoding amino acid ABC transporter substrate-binding protein, whose translation MRKSVLVPLVCLAASLATGFTYAGTLKDVQTRGKLNCGVSTGNTGLSAPDAKGAWQGLDVSMCRAVAAAVLGDANKVNFVPTTGQTRFTALASGEVDLLVRNSSWTFTRDVDLKLTFAGINYYDGQGFLVHKNLGASSVKDLDGASICVQTGSTHELNLAEYARNHGIKYQPVPIDSTAEGEQKYLAGACDVFTNDVSGLAASKASFAAPDEHMVLKELISKEPLGPMVRQGDDQWADVVRWTLNALVAAEELGVDSSNVSKMTAGSNNPEINRLLGSEGNYGEQLGLDAKWASRAIAAGGNYGEIFDNSLGKNTPIGLERGLNAQWNQGGLLYAEPFR comes from the coding sequence ATGAGAAAGTCTGTTCTGGTTCCGCTGGTATGCCTCGCTGCATCACTGGCTACCGGTTTCACATATGCTGGCACGCTCAAGGATGTACAAACCCGTGGCAAGCTCAACTGCGGGGTCTCTACCGGTAACACCGGCTTGTCTGCGCCGGATGCCAAAGGTGCCTGGCAAGGGCTGGACGTATCCATGTGTCGGGCGGTCGCCGCTGCAGTGCTCGGTGATGCGAACAAGGTCAACTTCGTGCCCACCACCGGCCAGACGCGCTTCACGGCGCTGGCGTCGGGTGAGGTCGACTTGCTGGTGCGTAACAGCTCGTGGACATTCACGCGTGACGTCGATCTCAAGCTCACGTTTGCCGGCATCAACTACTACGACGGCCAAGGCTTCCTCGTTCACAAGAATCTAGGTGCCAGTTCGGTCAAGGACCTCGACGGTGCATCAATCTGCGTGCAGACCGGCTCAACCCATGAGCTTAACCTGGCCGAGTACGCACGCAACCATGGCATCAAGTACCAACCCGTTCCTATCGACTCCACCGCCGAGGGCGAGCAGAAATACCTCGCCGGTGCCTGCGATGTGTTCACCAACGACGTCTCCGGCCTGGCGGCCTCGAAGGCAAGCTTCGCAGCCCCTGATGAGCACATGGTGTTGAAGGAACTGATCTCCAAGGAACCGCTCGGCCCGATGGTACGCCAGGGTGACGATCAATGGGCTGATGTGGTGCGCTGGACACTCAATGCGTTGGTGGCGGCTGAAGAACTGGGCGTGGACTCAAGCAACGTGTCGAAGATGACGGCCGGCTCCAACAACCCGGAAATCAACCGACTGCTCGGTAGCGAGGGCAATTATGGCGAGCAACTGGGGCTGGATGCCAAATGGGCCAGTCGTGCCATTGCCGCCGGTGGCAACTACGGGGAAATCTTCGATAACTCCCTGGGCAAGAACACGCCTATCGGCCTCGAGCGAGGTCTGAACGCCCAATGGAACCAGGGCGGCCTGCTTTACGCCGAGCCGTTTCGCTGA
- a CDS encoding MalY/PatB family protein codes for MTTQALPPTSLEQPACLFDEVIDRRHTNSMKWDYAHNFLTPEERAADPLPMWVADMDFRSPQAVIDALSEAVRFGVFGYAGGARKSYVDAVIGWQGKRFGWDVSRDWLMQAPGIITVMKLAIQAFTSPGDSVLIQPPVYVHFHDDARINGRHLALAPLDFDGERYHFDERKFEAAIQPNTRLFILSHPHNPTGNVWSEAELRAMGEICARHDVLVLSDEIHQDFILNPCKKHIPFASLGEAFAQNSITCTAPSKTFNMAGLQTANIFIPNKRIRDELGRQYDRNLYRYVNALGMVAAEAAYTHGEPWLEQMLSYVRDNQAHFAEAIHSAAPQIKVVPTDSLYLTWMDCRGLGMDAQALDRFMLTKARVWLDKGQKFGLEGHGFMRANLGCSRVTVNEAIQRITRAVQNR; via the coding sequence ATGACTACCCAAGCACTTCCCCCGACATCCCTTGAACAACCAGCATGCCTGTTTGATGAAGTTATCGACCGGCGGCACACCAATTCCATGAAGTGGGACTACGCGCACAATTTTCTCACCCCAGAGGAACGTGCCGCCGACCCATTGCCGATGTGGGTCGCCGACATGGACTTCCGCTCCCCGCAGGCGGTCATCGATGCGCTGAGCGAGGCAGTCCGGTTCGGGGTGTTCGGTTACGCGGGTGGTGCTCGCAAGTCGTACGTCGACGCCGTGATCGGCTGGCAGGGCAAGCGCTTCGGCTGGGACGTTTCACGCGACTGGCTGATGCAGGCGCCTGGCATCATCACCGTCATGAAGCTGGCGATCCAGGCGTTTACCTCGCCGGGCGATTCGGTATTGATTCAGCCGCCGGTGTACGTGCACTTTCATGACGATGCCCGTATCAACGGGCGCCACCTGGCGCTGGCGCCCCTGGATTTCGACGGTGAGCGTTACCATTTCGACGAGCGCAAGTTCGAGGCTGCCATCCAGCCCAATACCCGATTATTCATCTTGAGCCACCCGCATAACCCGACCGGCAATGTGTGGTCGGAGGCGGAGCTGCGCGCCATGGGCGAAATCTGCGCGCGGCATGACGTGCTGGTGCTTTCCGATGAAATCCACCAGGACTTCATCCTCAACCCGTGCAAGAAACACATTCCCTTCGCGTCCCTGGGTGAAGCCTTTGCCCAGAACAGCATCACCTGCACTGCGCCGAGCAAAACCTTCAACATGGCAGGCTTGCAGACCGCCAACATTTTCATCCCGAACAAGCGTATCCGCGACGAGCTGGGGCGCCAGTACGATCGCAACCTGTATCGCTACGTGAATGCGCTTGGCATGGTTGCCGCCGAGGCGGCCTATACCCACGGCGAGCCCTGGCTGGAGCAGATGCTGAGTTATGTGCGTGACAACCAGGCCCATTTCGCAGAAGCCATCCACTCGGCGGCACCGCAGATCAAGGTGGTTCCCACCGACTCGCTATACCTCACCTGGATGGATTGTCGAGGGCTGGGGATGGACGCCCAGGCGCTCGATCGCTTCATGCTGACCAAGGCGCGCGTGTGGCTCGACAAAGGCCAGAAATTCGGCCTGGAAGGCCACGGCTTCATGCGGGCCAACCTCGGCTGCAGCCGGGTTACGGTCAACGAAGCCATCCAGCGAATCACTCGCGCCGTACAGAACCGCTGA
- a CDS encoding amino acid ABC transporter ATP-binding protein, translated as MKNAPLDALQASTQETAIQITGMNKWYGNYHALRDINLTVTRGERIVICGPSGSGKSTMIRCINRLEEFQQGRIVVDGTELTSDLRKIDEVRQEVGMVFQHFNLFPHLTILENCTLAPIWVRQVPRKQAEEQAMHYLSKVRIPEHAHKFPGQLSGGQQQRVAIARALCMNPRVMLFDEPTSALDPEMIKEVLDTMIQLAEEGMTMLCVTHEMGFAQAVANRVIFMDQGQIVEQNEPRAFFNNPQSERSRAFLSQILRH; from the coding sequence ATGAAGAACGCGCCACTCGACGCCTTGCAGGCGTCCACTCAGGAAACTGCGATCCAGATCACCGGCATGAACAAGTGGTATGGCAACTACCATGCACTGCGCGACATCAATCTCACGGTGACCCGCGGCGAACGCATCGTGATCTGCGGGCCATCAGGATCAGGCAAATCGACCATGATCCGTTGCATAAACCGGCTGGAAGAGTTTCAGCAGGGCCGCATCGTGGTAGACGGTACAGAGCTCACCAGCGACCTGCGCAAGATCGATGAAGTGCGCCAGGAAGTCGGCATGGTGTTCCAGCACTTCAACCTGTTCCCGCACCTTACCATCCTGGAGAACTGCACGTTGGCGCCGATCTGGGTGCGTCAGGTGCCGCGCAAGCAGGCTGAGGAACAGGCCATGCACTACCTGAGCAAAGTCCGCATTCCAGAGCATGCGCACAAGTTTCCCGGGCAGTTGTCCGGTGGCCAGCAGCAGCGCGTTGCGATTGCCAGGGCGCTGTGCATGAACCCTAGGGTGATGCTGTTCGACGAGCCGACCTCGGCACTGGATCCGGAAATGATCAAGGAAGTGCTCGACACCATGATTCAGCTGGCGGAGGAGGGCATGACCATGCTGTGTGTCACCCACGAAATGGGCTTCGCCCAGGCGGTGGCCAACCGGGTGATATTCATGGACCAGGGGCAGATCGTCGAGCAGAACGAGCCCAGGGCTTTCTTCAACAACCCGCAATCCGAGCGCTCGCGGGCGTTCCTCAGTCAGATCCTGCGGCACTGA
- a CDS encoding MFS transporter, with translation MFRTRINSNVLRLTVAQALSGANSVVVYATGAIIGNMLAPNPALATLPITVFVVGMALATLPIGHVGRRWGRNVGFMIGNLSGAVMGSLAAYALSIRSFTLFCVAMLFGGAYAAVVLTFRFAAAECVEVKERPKALSTVLAGGVIAGVFGPQLVSATMGLSSQAYVFTYIAAAVVALLSAGVLVGVRFNHHRAQNAKQSIGSVCAVVRQPRFIIAMLCGVVSYMMMNFMMTSAPLAMDLCGIARVHSNTGIEMHVIAMYAPSFFTGRLISRFGAPMIIQCGLLLTGLAALVGMTGMSIGHFWLALVLLGVGWNFGFLGASALVLTCHAPEEGTRVQAVNDFVVFGTMVVGSFLSGGLLDAFGWTIVSGMILPPVLIAMLGLMWLQRKQSISQPA, from the coding sequence ATGTTCAGAACCAGAATAAACTCGAACGTGCTGCGCCTTACCGTGGCTCAGGCGCTATCAGGCGCCAACTCAGTCGTGGTGTATGCCACTGGCGCCATCATCGGCAACATGCTTGCCCCCAATCCAGCGCTGGCTACGTTGCCCATCACGGTATTCGTGGTCGGCATGGCCCTTGCGACATTGCCCATTGGGCACGTTGGTCGGCGCTGGGGGCGCAATGTCGGTTTCATGATCGGTAACTTAAGCGGCGCCGTCATGGGCTCATTGGCCGCCTACGCCCTGTCCATCCGTTCGTTCACACTGTTTTGCGTAGCCATGCTCTTCGGCGGCGCCTATGCCGCAGTAGTGCTGACCTTCCGTTTCGCTGCCGCAGAGTGTGTAGAGGTCAAGGAGCGCCCAAAAGCGCTATCAACGGTGTTGGCCGGTGGTGTCATTGCTGGCGTGTTCGGGCCACAGTTGGTCAGCGCGACCATGGGGCTTTCCAGTCAGGCATATGTATTCACCTACATTGCCGCCGCTGTGGTCGCCCTACTGTCTGCCGGTGTACTGGTTGGCGTGCGTTTCAACCATCATCGTGCCCAAAACGCCAAGCAGTCGATCGGTAGCGTCTGCGCCGTTGTACGTCAGCCACGCTTCATCATTGCCATGCTCTGCGGCGTGGTCAGCTACATGATGATGAACTTCATGATGACCTCTGCCCCGTTGGCAATGGATTTGTGTGGTATTGCCAGAGTCCACTCCAATACCGGCATCGAAATGCATGTGATCGCCATGTACGCCCCCAGCTTCTTCACCGGCCGCCTCATCAGCCGATTCGGCGCGCCAATGATCATTCAATGCGGGCTGCTACTCACGGGCCTGGCAGCGTTGGTAGGCATGACCGGGATGAGCATCGGACACTTCTGGCTAGCTCTGGTCTTGCTCGGTGTTGGCTGGAACTTCGGTTTCCTGGGCGCATCAGCTCTGGTTCTCACTTGCCACGCCCCCGAAGAGGGCACAAGGGTTCAAGCCGTCAATGACTTCGTGGTGTTCGGCACGATGGTCGTAGGCTCGTTTCTTTCTGGCGGACTGCTTGATGCATTCGGCTGGACGATTGTTTCCGGCATGATTCTGCCACCTGTTCTGATCGCAATGCTGGGACTGATGTGGCTACAACGCAAACAGAGCATTTCGCAGCCAGCCTGA
- a CDS encoding DsrE family protein, with protein sequence MGAFLFIINEASYGSERAYHALRLAGSLAARKQAQVRVYLQSDAVSCARAGQIVPTGHYNLELVLTKILRTGEVALCGDGMDARGMREVELVAGARRAAAGELADWTFEAEKVLIF encoded by the coding sequence ATGGGTGCATTTCTTTTCATCATCAATGAAGCCAGCTACGGCTCGGAGCGCGCTTACCATGCGCTGCGCTTGGCCGGCTCGCTGGCGGCCCGCAAGCAGGCGCAAGTGCGCGTGTATTTGCAGTCCGATGCCGTGAGTTGTGCGCGGGCAGGGCAGATAGTGCCTACGGGGCACTACAACCTTGAACTGGTGCTGACCAAGATCCTCCGGACGGGGGAAGTGGCGTTGTGCGGTGATGGTATGGATGCGCGTGGCATGCGGGAAGTAGAGCTGGTAGCGGGTGCGCGGCGCGCTGCGGCAGGGGAGCTCGCGGACTGGACCTTCGAGGCAGAGAAAGTGCTCATCTTCTGA
- a CDS encoding helix-turn-helix transcriptional regulator, which yields MNWDTIEAPHGLTPPDPLKVRAQSIPARHSFPEHAHDWHQMVYAISGVLTVTTRAGSFVISPEQAAWLPTGLGHKVGSMFGAEFRSLWIDDRIASGLPADQPTLFGVSPLLKALIVEATRIGNEEDDDGYAGRITQLILDQLRRATPISTALPWPTSSALVGLCEALYAVPADATEVETWARTLGMSERTLARRFLAETGMSLRTWRRRLRLFRAIEMLGGGLDVTSTALELGYSSTSAFIYAFRQELGNSPQAYMKGESPSDKNP from the coding sequence ATGAACTGGGACACCATCGAAGCCCCCCACGGCCTCACGCCACCCGACCCACTGAAGGTCCGTGCGCAGTCAATCCCTGCACGCCATAGTTTCCCCGAGCATGCGCACGATTGGCATCAAATGGTGTACGCCATTTCCGGTGTGCTGACCGTCACTACCAGGGCCGGCTCATTCGTCATTTCACCCGAACAGGCCGCCTGGCTACCGACTGGTTTGGGCCACAAAGTGGGCTCGATGTTCGGCGCAGAGTTCCGTAGCCTCTGGATTGACGATCGGATCGCTTCAGGCCTACCGGCTGACCAGCCGACGTTGTTCGGTGTATCGCCATTACTCAAGGCATTGATTGTCGAAGCCACAAGAATCGGAAATGAAGAGGATGATGACGGCTACGCCGGGCGCATCACTCAGCTGATTCTCGACCAATTACGGCGTGCCACCCCCATCTCCACGGCACTGCCCTGGCCAACCTCATCCGCGTTGGTTGGTTTGTGCGAAGCCCTCTATGCCGTCCCTGCCGACGCTACCGAAGTCGAGACCTGGGCTCGCACCCTAGGCATGTCGGAGCGAACCCTTGCCCGTCGTTTCCTCGCGGAAACTGGAATGAGCCTGCGTACATGGCGCAGACGCCTGCGCCTGTTCAGAGCGATCGAAATGCTCGGAGGTGGGCTGGATGTCACAAGCACAGCTCTGGAGCTGGGCTACAGCTCGACCTCGGCCTTCATTTATGCATTCCGCCAAGAGCTAGGCAACAGTCCGCAAGCCTATATGAAAGGGGAGTCGCCAAGCGACAAGAACCCATAG
- a CDS encoding ABC transporter permease subunit (The N-terminal region of this protein, as described by TIGR01726, is a three transmembrane segment that identifies a subfamily of ABC transporter permease subunits, which specificities that include histidine, arginine, glutamine, glutamate, L-cystine (sic), the opines (in Agrobacterium) octopine and nopaline, etc.) has translation MLLHDKRYRGYTIQIIALMCLMLTAAWLLDNTVRNLAALGKDFSFSFLWSAAGYDINQQPISYDSQMSHGRAALVGLLNTVILAVLACATATAIGVVAGVLRLSNNWIVSRLMGAYIELFRNIPALLCILVIGAIMAQSMPAPSSYRGAAQTAIAVTNRGIYIPQPLFERDLGTLDLGVVAPSLNVLLVLGVFVASLWADRSLRAHADRLQGATGKRPTLWWKRLLILLLPTIAVLYALGVHLGYPQLQGFNFQGGLQLGNALIAMWIGLSVYTGAFIAEIVRSGIQSIARGQTEAANALGLRPGRTMRLVILPQALRVIVPPLTSQYLDITKHTSLGLAVGYMDLRSTLGGITINQTGRELEGILLMMLVYLAMSLLISGAMNLYNNRVKLQGR, from the coding sequence ATGCTGCTGCACGACAAGCGCTACCGCGGCTACACCATCCAGATCATTGCCTTGATGTGTCTGATGCTGACCGCCGCCTGGCTACTCGACAATACCGTGCGAAACCTTGCTGCACTGGGCAAGGACTTTTCCTTCAGCTTTCTATGGTCTGCCGCAGGCTACGACATCAACCAGCAGCCCATCAGCTATGACAGCCAGATGAGCCATGGTCGGGCAGCGCTGGTCGGCCTGCTCAACACCGTGATCCTTGCTGTACTGGCCTGTGCCACTGCGACGGCAATCGGCGTGGTGGCCGGGGTGTTGCGGCTGTCCAACAACTGGATCGTCTCCCGCTTGATGGGCGCCTACATCGAGCTGTTCCGCAATATCCCGGCACTGCTGTGTATCCTGGTGATCGGCGCCATCATGGCGCAATCGATGCCCGCGCCCAGTAGCTACAGGGGTGCTGCGCAGACTGCAATCGCAGTAACCAATCGCGGCATCTACATACCGCAGCCGCTGTTCGAGCGCGACCTAGGTACGCTTGATCTAGGCGTGGTAGCGCCAAGCCTAAACGTGCTGCTAGTGCTGGGCGTGTTCGTCGCAAGCCTCTGGGCTGACCGATCCCTGCGCGCTCATGCAGACCGTTTGCAGGGCGCCACGGGAAAGCGCCCGACACTGTGGTGGAAGCGTCTGCTGATCCTCCTGCTGCCTACGATCGCGGTGCTGTACGCGCTGGGTGTGCATCTGGGCTATCCGCAACTGCAGGGGTTCAACTTCCAGGGTGGCTTGCAGTTGGGCAATGCCTTGATTGCGATGTGGATCGGCCTGAGCGTTTACACCGGAGCATTCATCGCCGAGATCGTGCGCAGTGGCATTCAGTCCATCGCCCGCGGGCAGACCGAGGCTGCCAACGCGCTTGGATTGCGCCCGGGCCGGACCATGCGATTGGTGATTCTGCCTCAAGCCTTGCGAGTCATCGTGCCACCGCTGACGTCGCAGTACCTGGACATCACCAAGCACACCTCGCTTGGATTGGCAGTGGGTTACATGGACCTGCGTTCGACACTCGGCGGCATCACTATCAACCAGACCGGCAGAGAGCTGGAGGGGATCCTGCTGATGATGCTTGTCTACCTCGCCATGAGCTTGCTGATCTCTGGCGCAATGAACCTCTACAACAACCGCGTCAAACTGCAGGGGCGCTGA
- a CDS encoding tetratricopeptide repeat protein encodes MACVDRYNLPLSTISDTAAEHYRTGVDLLLSLWTGVAETLDKAIAADPDFALAYAARARFHVIRTEVADAKAKIAKASELVQINGTERERSHVQTLSYVIHGEPAKALASALQHLDRWPVDIVIMSLPLGAFGLFAFSGMADHDKARVELCERHARHFPENDWWFLNYRGWAHGENGDVALGRALTQRSLELRRNNVNGVHAVAHVLYEAGANDEAGEVIKNWLPGYDRSGTLHNHIAWHGALVALERGDVETALGMYVEHVAPEVATGLPINVISDTSSFLWRMQAYGHEVPASLWQDAARYASGYFQQPGFPFADFHMALLAAATGDQRSLEQRAATLSTLVADGKLKAGPVVPALCHAVMAFADGHYTDCARILEPVAHEVVRIGGSGAQREIVEDTLLVSLMRAGEAEKARALLDQRLHRRPSPRDSRWLASLAAR; translated from the coding sequence ATGGCCTGTGTCGACCGTTACAATTTGCCCCTTTCGACCATATCCGATACCGCGGCCGAGCATTATCGGACAGGCGTGGATCTGCTGCTTTCACTGTGGACGGGTGTGGCCGAGACGTTGGACAAGGCGATTGCAGCTGACCCGGACTTTGCACTGGCCTATGCGGCGCGCGCGCGCTTTCACGTCATCCGCACTGAAGTCGCAGATGCCAAGGCGAAGATCGCGAAGGCCAGTGAGTTGGTGCAGATCAACGGTACCGAGCGTGAGCGCAGCCACGTACAAACGCTCTCGTATGTCATTCATGGTGAACCAGCCAAAGCACTGGCCAGTGCCCTGCAGCACCTGGACCGCTGGCCTGTAGACATTGTCATCATGTCCTTGCCTCTGGGCGCATTCGGCCTGTTCGCTTTTTCCGGTATGGCCGATCACGACAAGGCCCGAGTGGAGTTGTGCGAGCGTCATGCTCGCCACTTCCCGGAGAACGATTGGTGGTTCCTCAACTACCGTGGCTGGGCACACGGCGAAAATGGCGATGTGGCGCTGGGACGCGCTCTGACCCAGCGCTCGCTTGAGCTTCGCCGCAACAACGTGAACGGCGTGCATGCTGTGGCTCATGTGTTGTACGAGGCCGGTGCCAACGATGAAGCGGGTGAGGTCATCAAAAACTGGCTGCCGGGCTACGACCGCAGCGGGACTTTGCACAACCACATCGCCTGGCACGGGGCTTTGGTTGCCTTGGAGCGCGGCGATGTAGAAACCGCGCTGGGCATGTATGTCGAGCATGTAGCACCAGAAGTGGCGACCGGCCTGCCAATCAACGTGATCAGCGATACGTCATCGTTCCTCTGGCGCATGCAGGCATATGGGCATGAGGTGCCTGCAAGCCTGTGGCAGGACGCCGCGCGTTATGCATCCGGTTACTTCCAGCAGCCCGGCTTCCCGTTTGCAGATTTCCATATGGCCTTGCTGGCTGCAGCGACGGGTGACCAGCGATCATTGGAGCAACGCGCTGCCACATTGTCCACGCTGGTAGCTGACGGAAAACTGAAAGCGGGGCCAGTGGTGCCTGCACTGTGCCACGCGGTAATGGCTTTTGCCGATGGCCATTACACTGACTGCGCGCGCATTCTCGAACCCGTGGCCCATGAGGTCGTGCGTATCGGTGGCAGCGGCGCGCAGCGGGAAATCGTCGAGGATACGTTGCTGGTTTCTTTGATGCGTGCTGGTGAGGCAGAAAAGGCTCGGGCGCTGCTTGACCAGCGCCTGCATCGCCGCCCATCCCCTCGCGATAGTCGTTGGTTGGCAAGCCTCGCTGCCCGCTGA